In one Zobellia galactanivorans genomic region, the following are encoded:
- a CDS encoding SRPBCC family protein, producing the protein MKLYQLHAKQSLPITPEAAWAFLADPKNLKIITPEHMGFEILSGDDRPMFSGQIIHYTVSPFKGYTTKWVTEITHVQEGKYFVDEQRFGPYALWHHKHFIKAVEGGVEMEDIIDYKIPFGIFGRLAHPIVVKRQLQQIFSYREKKLIELFGTLENGSRELYFRSF; encoded by the coding sequence ATGAAGTTATACCAGTTACACGCCAAACAATCGCTTCCGATAACTCCGGAAGCCGCTTGGGCATTTTTGGCCGATCCAAAAAACCTAAAAATCATCACCCCCGAACACATGGGTTTTGAAATATTGTCTGGCGACGACCGGCCCATGTTTTCCGGACAGATCATTCACTATACGGTTTCCCCCTTTAAAGGCTATACTACCAAATGGGTCACCGAGATTACCCATGTACAGGAAGGAAAATACTTTGTAGACGAACAACGTTTTGGCCCCTATGCCTTATGGCATCACAAGCACTTTATCAAAGCCGTTGAAGGTGGTGTGGAAATGGAGGATATCATCGATTACAAAATTCCTTTTGGCATCTTTGGTCGCCTTGCCCACCCTATTGTTGTCAAACGACAGCTGCAGCAGATTTTTTCCTATCGGGAAAAAAAGCTGATCGAACTCTTCGGCACCCTAGAAAACGGAAGCAGGGAACTTTACTTTAGATCCTTTTAA